One window of the Acinetobacter equi genome contains the following:
- a CDS encoding thiazole synthase, which yields MEDTALKIGSRIFQSRLLVGTGKYKDLHETDLAIQASGAEIVTLAIRRVNIGQHRDQPNLLSVIPPEKYTLLPNTAGCFDANSAIRTCMLARELLDGHNLVKLEVLGDEKTLYPNITETLKAAQTLIEDGFEVMVYTSDDPIVAQELESMGCVAIMPLGSLIGSGLGILNPHTISIIKENAKVPVLVDAGVGTASDAAIAMELGCDGVLMNTAIAAAQNPILMASAMKKAVEAGREAYLAGRMPRKRMANASSPETGYFFK from the coding sequence ATGGAAGATACAGCCCTTAAAATTGGCTCACGCATATTTCAATCTCGCCTACTCGTAGGTACTGGAAAATATAAAGACCTGCATGAAACAGATTTAGCTATTCAAGCAAGTGGTGCAGAAATTGTGACTCTCGCTATTCGTCGAGTCAATATTGGACAACACCGAGATCAACCGAATTTACTTTCTGTAATTCCACCTGAAAAATATACATTATTACCAAATACCGCAGGTTGCTTTGATGCAAACAGTGCTATTCGCACATGCATGCTTGCACGTGAGTTACTAGATGGTCACAACCTTGTAAAACTTGAAGTTTTAGGTGATGAAAAAACACTTTATCCTAATATCACAGAAACCTTAAAAGCTGCTCAAACCTTAATTGAAGATGGTTTTGAAGTTATGGTTTATACATCTGATGATCCAATTGTTGCACAAGAACTTGAAAGTATGGGTTGTGTCGCGATTATGCCTTTAGGTAGCCTCATTGGTTCTGGTTTAGGAATTTTAAACCCGCACACTATTTCTATTATTAAAGAAAATGCAAAAGTTCCTGTTCTTGTCGATGCAGGTGTTGGAACAGCAAGTGATGCTGCTATTGCAATGGAATTAGGTTGCGATGGTGTACTTATGAATACCGCTATTGCAGCAGCACAAAATCCAATTTTAATGGCATCTGCAATGAAAAAAGCAGTTGAAGCAGGTCGAGAAGCCTATTTAGCAGGTCGTATGCCTCGTAAACGAATGGCGAATGCAAGCTCACCTGAAACTGGGTATTTCTTTAAATAA
- a CDS encoding transglutaminase family protein translates to MKLMINHQTHFEYTEHACNSIQYLKMTPFNNAHQKVHYWDISVPGSREKKIDAFNNVWITSTQRFDYQQMTIMAQGIVELNTSTVLGLSDRLNPYLFLQPTVNTLCSPEMKEFAHRYVPEVNYGNLVQLAGAVLDYILYVPKSTNVMTSAIEAFEHQQGVCQDHSHVFIAMCKALGVPARYVSGYLHVDNMPHLASHAWCEVFLNNTWYSFDISNQLFSPKSHVYVAVGRDYLDVAPVRGVREKGGTETMHSIVQVLAC, encoded by the coding sequence ATGAAGCTCATGATTAATCATCAAACACATTTTGAGTATACTGAACATGCATGTAATAGCATTCAGTATTTAAAAATGACGCCGTTTAATAATGCACATCAAAAAGTACATTATTGGGATATAAGTGTACCAGGAAGTAGAGAAAAAAAGATCGATGCATTTAATAATGTATGGATTACTAGTACACAACGCTTTGACTATCAACAAATGACGATTATGGCTCAAGGAATTGTTGAATTAAATACAAGTACTGTTTTAGGTTTATCTGATCGTTTGAATCCGTATTTGTTTTTACAACCCACAGTTAATACATTATGTAGCCCTGAAATGAAGGAATTTGCACATCGCTATGTTCCTGAAGTTAATTATGGAAATTTAGTGCAATTAGCGGGAGCTGTGTTGGACTACATTCTATATGTTCCTAAATCAACAAATGTTATGACATCTGCTATAGAGGCTTTTGAGCATCAGCAAGGTGTTTGTCAGGATCATAGTCATGTATTTATTGCGATGTGTAAGGCTTTAGGTGTACCAGCACGATATGTTTCTGGCTATTTGCATGTTGATAATATGCCTCATCTGGCAAGTCACGCATGGTGTGAGGTGTTTTTAAATAACACATGGTATTCTTTTGATATTAGTAATCAATTATTTTCACCAAAATCGCATGTATATGTTGCAGTTGGTCGAGATTATTTAGATGTTGCACCGGTAAGGGGCGTTAGAGAAAAAGGTGGCACAGAAACCATGCACTCAATTGTGCAGGTTCTTGCTTGTTAG
- a CDS encoding glutathione binding-like protein, with the protein MKLYYSPGACSLAAHIILNEINVDFDLEKVNLKTHTTEKGTNYYEINPKGYVPALEINPGLILTENVAILPFLAQHDPKQDLIPPSGMGRAKVLEWLGYLNSELHDAYSVFFGAALTDDAKQKAYAELDRLLTYIDKTIAESDNEYLVDDNFGPADAYLFVITNWSSVIHHDLSSYKNILALRDKVGARQSVQIAMRDEGLIA; encoded by the coding sequence ATGAAGCTATATTATTCTCCTGGTGCATGCTCATTAGCTGCCCATATTATTTTAAATGAAATTAATGTCGATTTTGATTTAGAAAAAGTTAATTTAAAAACCCATACAACAGAAAAGGGTACAAATTATTATGAGATTAATCCTAAAGGTTATGTTCCAGCTTTAGAGATTAATCCGGGTTTGATTTTAACTGAAAATGTCGCAATCTTACCTTTTTTAGCTCAACATGATCCTAAGCAAGACTTGATTCCTCCTTCAGGTATGGGGCGAGCAAAAGTTCTAGAATGGCTAGGATATTTGAATTCTGAATTACATGATGCGTATTCAGTATTTTTTGGAGCAGCATTAACTGATGATGCAAAACAAAAAGCTTATGCAGAATTAGATCGTTTATTGACATATATTGATAAAACAATTGCTGAATCAGACAATGAATATTTGGTAGATGATAACTTTGGTCCTGCTGATGCATACTTATTTGTTATTACAAATTGGTCAAGTGTGATTCATCATGACTTAAGCTCATATAAAAATATATTAGCATTAAGAGACAAAGTTGGTGCTCGTCAATCGGTACAAATCGCTATGCGTGATGAAGGGTTAATTGCTTAA
- a CDS encoding BLUF domain-containing protein — translation MFKLSYTSKTTSSKEQLLIDLRNILSEARNFNVLHDVTGVLYFADGTFFQYLEGEKDDLFILKEKLEKDLRHTELQFFEMQEIEVRKFSDWAMKYVSKQSMIQQYLLSCNVLGFHPEQLSQQQVNELVDLLVFIEDHAA, via the coding sequence GTGTTTAAATTGAGTTATACAAGTAAAACCACCTCCTCAAAAGAACAATTGTTAATAGATTTAAGAAATATACTTTCTGAGGCAAGAAATTTTAATGTTCTTCATGATGTAACTGGAGTTTTGTATTTTGCAGATGGAACATTTTTTCAGTATTTAGAGGGCGAAAAAGATGATTTATTTATATTAAAAGAAAAGCTTGAAAAGGACTTAAGACATACGGAACTCCAATTTTTTGAAATGCAGGAAATAGAAGTAAGAAAATTCTCTGATTGGGCAATGAAGTATGTTTCAAAGCAAAGCATGATTCAGCAATATTTATTGTCATGCAATGTCTTGGGTTTTCATCCTGAACAACTTAGTCAACAGCAGGTTAATGAATTGGTCGATTTACTCGTATTCATTGAAGATCATGCAGCATAA
- a CDS encoding peptidase, with protein sequence MTYCCALRLKEGLVFVSDTRTNAGVDHISVFRKLYIFGQPGKRFFTIQTSGNLATTQAVIGFLKNQLTIKQEPNLYSVNTMFEVAELVGQTLKKVINDVTTDTLEQSNYYCSLLLGGQIGHEPMQLYNIYPQGNFICATKDTPFFQIGESKYGKPILDRALAYDMPLDEALRCSLISFDSTLRSNVSVGMPLDVVVYQKDSLIVPNGKRIFESDKYFQRISHEWSDLLKKGLLDLPKPTCDYFE encoded by the coding sequence ATGACTTATTGTTGTGCGCTACGTTTAAAAGAGGGTTTGGTGTTTGTTAGCGATACGCGCACAAATGCAGGAGTTGATCATATTTCAGTATTTCGGAAATTATATATTTTTGGACAGCCCGGTAAGCGATTTTTTACCATTCAAACCTCAGGAAATTTGGCAACAACACAAGCGGTTATTGGGTTTCTAAAAAATCAATTAACGATAAAGCAAGAGCCAAATTTATATAGTGTAAATACAATGTTTGAAGTTGCTGAACTGGTGGGACAAACGCTCAAAAAAGTGATCAATGATGTAACAACAGATACTTTAGAACAGAGCAATTATTATTGTAGCCTTTTATTGGGAGGGCAAATTGGTCATGAGCCCATGCAGCTTTATAATATTTATCCGCAAGGAAATTTTATTTGTGCAACAAAAGATACGCCTTTTTTTCAAATTGGTGAAAGTAAATATGGAAAACCGATCCTTGATCGTGCACTGGCTTATGATATGCCCCTTGATGAAGCATTGCGTTGTAGTCTAATTTCATTTGATTCTACCTTGCGTTCTAATGTATCCGTTGGAATGCCGTTAGATGTTGTCGTTTATCAAAAAGACAGTTTAATCGTTCCAAATGGTAAGCGTATTTTTGAATCGGACAAGTATTTTCAAAGAATTAGCCATGAGTGGTCAGATTTGTTGAAAAAAGGACTATTAGACTTGCCTAAGCCAACATGTGATTATTTCGAATAA
- a CDS encoding alpha-E domain-containing protein: protein MILLNSNAEHIFWLGRYITRTQYLCQCFPFQQDELALEYAKAFCLPAFDASSLNELVLNVNQSASFEQQFMFMKNNIHELRGILSAKGYAELGQLIKLASENPGYICDVVSDCCEIFEAEANDVYLFFKLGQLLEQLDRQLRLKQELIETLNDLNIVIQQLKDIGWYELDDVWIDLKHQPSDQNYYVFSQCIQNMFEVKL, encoded by the coding sequence ATGATTCTATTAAATAGTAATGCAGAGCATATTTTTTGGTTGGGGCGCTATATCACGCGTACGCAGTATTTATGTCAATGTTTTCCATTTCAACAAGATGAGCTTGCATTGGAATATGCAAAAGCATTTTGTTTACCTGCATTTGATGCATCTTCATTGAATGAATTGGTTTTGAATGTGAATCAGTCAGCGTCATTTGAACAACAATTTATGTTCATGAAGAATAATATTCATGAATTAAGAGGAATCTTGTCGGCAAAAGGATATGCTGAATTAGGTCAATTAATTAAATTGGCAAGTGAAAATCCAGGTTATATCTGTGATGTTGTGAGTGATTGTTGTGAAATTTTTGAAGCTGAAGCCAATGATGTTTATTTGTTTTTTAAATTGGGGCAGTTATTGGAGCAACTTGATAGACAGTTGAGATTAAAACAAGAGTTGATAGAAACACTTAATGACTTAAATATTGTTATTCAACAATTAAAAGATATTGGATGGTATGAATTAGATGATGTTTGGATTGACCTAAAGCATCAACCGAGTGATCAAAATTATTATGTATTTAGTCAGTGTATTCAGAATATGTTTGAGGTAAAACTATGA
- the thiS gene encoding sulfur carrier protein ThiS, producing MKIYLNGEQQETQCTNLLQLIQELALEGKRFAVEKNEMIISKSKLEQAILTENDKIEIIHAVGGG from the coding sequence ATGAAAATCTATTTAAATGGCGAACAACAAGAAACTCAATGTACCAATCTTTTACAACTCATTCAGGAACTTGCTTTAGAGGGTAAACGCTTTGCTGTAGAAAAAAATGAAATGATTATTTCTAAAAGCAAACTTGAGCAAGCTATTCTTACCGAAAACGATAAAATTGAAATTATTCATGCCGTCGGTGGCGGTTAA
- a CDS encoding SulP family inorganic anion transporter: protein MISLKKAEWFSNIRTDILAGLVVGLALIPESIAFSAIAGVDPQVGLYASFCIAVSIAFLGGRPAMISAATGALALLMITLVKEHGLQYLLAATILTGIIQVIAGYFKVAKLMRFVSKSVVFGFLNALAILIFIAQFPEIQKMDALGYLFIALGLIIIYTFPYIPKIGKSIPSPLICIIILSSIALFLGADMRTVSDLGHFPDTLPIFLVPQIPFNFETLSIIFPYSVTLATVGLLETMMTTTVVNEVTQTEADRHQECRGQGYANIVSGFMGGMAGCAMIGQSIINVSSGARTRLSTLVAGIFLLCLVVFFKDWLAYIPMAALVSIMIMVSFTTFQWDSVRHFKQHPLSFNVVMISVVIIVLCTHNLALGVFIGVLLSALFIINQLEASVKVETNLKNTQCRIYIISGQIFFSSSDKFFQLFNFNENIQNIEIDLTHAHIWDITSVNMLESVVNKFKQQGISVHITGLNEASSTLIEKYNSSI, encoded by the coding sequence GTGATTAGCCTGAAAAAAGCAGAATGGTTTTCTAATATACGTACAGATATTTTAGCTGGATTAGTAGTTGGATTAGCATTAATTCCTGAATCTATCGCCTTCTCAGCTATTGCAGGCGTAGATCCACAAGTTGGGCTTTATGCTTCATTTTGTATTGCTGTTTCAATCGCCTTTCTAGGTGGTCGCCCCGCTATGATTTCAGCAGCAACAGGTGCTTTAGCACTTCTAATGATTACATTAGTTAAAGAGCACGGACTACAATACTTACTCGCTGCCACAATTTTAACGGGTATCATTCAAGTGATTGCTGGCTATTTCAAAGTTGCAAAACTTATGCGTTTTGTTTCAAAATCTGTTGTGTTTGGTTTTTTAAATGCACTTGCTATTCTAATTTTTATAGCACAATTTCCTGAAATACAAAAAATGGATGCTCTAGGATATCTATTTATTGCTTTAGGCTTAATCATAATCTATACATTTCCATATATTCCCAAAATAGGTAAATCAATTCCTTCCCCACTTATTTGTATTATTATTTTAAGTTCAATTGCACTATTTCTAGGTGCAGACATGCGAACTGTCAGCGATTTAGGACACTTTCCAGATACACTACCAATTTTCCTAGTTCCACAAATTCCTTTCAATTTCGAAACTCTTTCTATTATTTTTCCATATTCAGTTACCTTAGCAACTGTTGGTTTACTTGAAACCATGATGACAACAACTGTTGTAAATGAAGTCACGCAAACTGAAGCTGACCGTCATCAAGAATGTCGAGGGCAAGGTTATGCAAATATTGTGAGTGGTTTTATGGGAGGAATGGCTGGCTGTGCCATGATTGGACAATCGATTATTAATGTTAGCTCTGGTGCTCGCACTCGTTTATCAACATTAGTAGCTGGTATTTTTTTACTCTGCCTAGTCGTCTTCTTTAAAGATTGGCTTGCATATATTCCAATGGCAGCATTAGTCTCCATCATGATTATGGTCTCATTTACCACTTTTCAATGGGATTCTGTTAGACATTTTAAGCAACATCCACTGTCATTTAATGTTGTGATGATTTCTGTTGTTATTATTGTACTTTGCACACATAATTTAGCGCTTGGCGTATTTATTGGTGTTCTGTTATCAGCATTGTTCATTATTAATCAATTGGAAGCTTCAGTAAAAGTTGAAACTAATCTTAAAAATACACAATGTAGAATTTACATAATTTCTGGACAAATATTTTTTAGTAGCTCAGATAAGTTTTTCCAACTTTTTAACTTCAATGAAAATATTCAAAATATCGAAATTGACCTAACACATGCGCATATATGGGATATTACATCCGTAAATATGTTAGAAAGTGTAGTGAATAAATTTAAACAACAAGGTATTTCAGTTCATATTACAGGCTTAAATGAAGCAAGTAGCACATTAATTGAAAAATATAACTCTAGCATATAA